The Armatimonadota bacterium genome includes the window TAAGTGTCCTTACAGTGGCCCAAGAGTTCGCTCGTCAGAACTTCAAGAAGGCTCCTAATCCCAATAGACGTACCGCTTCCACCTGAGCCTGACGGGCAGATCCGCTGCTGCCGGCAGGGCTACGAGCCCGTAGGGAGTGGAAAGCGGCTGTGCGGGGTCATAGAAGTGAAGGAAGAACAGCACGACGAAGTCGCGCCTTCCCGGAAGGCGGTATCGCTCGGCATCCTCGATCGTCGCCTCCTTTGTCTCCTCGGTGTCGCGAACGTACTTCATAAGCCGGCCCGTATCAGGGTCTTCGTACACGCTGAAACCTAGATAACCGTGGTCCGGTGCAATCTTCTCGCCTGTGTCGGGGTCGAGAAAGGTCTCGTCATAGGGCACGTACACCGTGTGGGGCTGTTTGAAGTTGCCCAATTCGAAGCGGTAGTCCGCCCCTTCGACCTTAAGCTCGACAAGGACGAGGCTTGACAGCTCACTTCGAACGAAGTCTGGGTCGCCATGCACCTCAAGTGCATCATGATACGCCTGTTCCGGCGGTTCGAACTTGTAGACGCCAAGGACCTGGAGCCTCGTGCTTGACATGGGGGTTGGTGTAGAAGTGTAGCGCAGCGCGATGTGCCCTTTTTATAGCCGGGCACGCGTGAACTGCCGGGAAAGGCATGCCTTGGCCCGGTGCCATACTTGACCCTTGGAATCGATCTCGGAATGAAGTCAAGCACCGGACGCGATGGCCTGCCTCAGGCGCCGACTTGGAGTGTCAAGCTCCTAGGGCAGTTTGAGGTCAGGAGCGCGTCGAACGAAATCGCGAAGTTCAGCACGCGGAAGTCGGGCCTGCTACTTGCTGTCCTGGCGCTTTATCAACCGCGAGAGTTCTCAAACGAAGAGCTTCAAGAGCTGTTCTGGCCCGAAAGCGATGGAGACAGGCAGTCTCAGAGCCTTCGTCGAGCCATTGCCGACCTCCGACAAGTACTGGAGCAGGGCCTTCCGCATGGGTCCATCGTGGCCACCAATAGGAGCACAGTCGCGCTGTGTTCAGAAAGGGTGGTGACAGACTTGGAGAGGTTTCTTGAGCTCACCAATAGGGCGGAAGCTGACGTCGAGGACCTCGCAGAGGCCGTGAGCATCTACGCGGGGCCTCTCCTCGCGCCGTTCACAGACGAGTGGATCGTGCCTAAGAGGATGGAGATCGAGGAGCGGTTTGCTCAAGCGGTGGACCAACTCTGCAACCTGCGAGTCCAGTCTGGGGCGCTGAAGGAGGCCATCCGAATCGGGCGCACTGCAGCCGTCGCAGCGCCGATGAGGGAGGACATTCACGTCACGCTCATCTCGGCATACCGACGGGCGAACATGGAAGCCGAGGCCATCCGACAGTTCGAGATCCTCGAACAGATGCTTAGCGAGTACTGGGGCGAGCCTCCATCTTCTCGAGCAAGGGAAGCTCTTGAAGGCAAGCTCCCGTCGTCGGCAGAAAACACTGTCTCGAAGGCGCCTACCCGTTCTGAGGCCCGCCCACTTGGCACGATGGAGGCGTGGTTTGAGCCCTCGGCAGGCGCGTTGCCCGTAGACTCGCCCTACTACGTCTGCCGTGCCCTGGACAGGGATGGCGAAGCGCTCATTGAAAGACGCGAGGGCGTCGTCTTGATCCAAGGGCCAAGACAAGTGGGGAAGAGCTCGTTCCTTGCCCGTTTGCTCGCCTTTGCACGGACGCGGCGAACAGCCGTGGTTCTCACGGACGCCCAGAGTCTTGGCGAGGCTCAAATGGGCGATGGAGACACCTTCTACAAGCTGCTCGGGGAGGGGCTCGCCACGGAGCTCGGACACGATCTCGACTTGCATCAGGAATGGCGGCAATGGCTCGGCCGAAATGCGAACCTCAACGCGGTTCTCGGCAAGCTCCTCGCCAACACGGACCAGCATGTGTGTTGGGCGATAGACGAGGCGGACCTGCTGTTCGACCGGCCATACACAAACGACTTCTTCGGGCTTCTTCGAAGCTGGTACAACCGGCGGGCGCTGGATCCGCATGGGCCTTGGAGAAGGTTGACCCTGGTGCTGACGTATGCCAGAGAAGCAACCCTCTTTATCTCCGACGTGAACCAGTCTCCATTCAACGTCGGAGTTCGTCTGCACGTGAAGGATTTCTCATTGAATGAACTAATGCAGCTTCAAAGCCGCTACGCTTCGCTGACTGGCCGGGATCTGTCGCCAGGTGTCTTTGAACTCACTCATGGCCATCCCTACCTCTCCCAGATTGCTTTCGCTTATCTGGCTCAAGGGGGCGCGATGGAGGAGCTTGCCTCGACGGCTGCCGACCACAATGGCCCGTTTGGGTCACATTTGAAGCACATGTTGATGGCGATAGCTCAACAGGAGGAGACTTTGGACGAGGTCAAAAGACTGCTCAGGGGAGATTCACTCCTCAATCCAACAACTCGATACCGGCTTGAGTCCACCGGTTTGATCACCCTTAGGAAGGATGGCGGCCAGGAGTTTCGTGTCCCGGCCTACGAATCCTACTTGCGAACAGCTTTGGGCTGATGCTTCCAGGGAAGGCTGTGCCAGATTCGGACCAGGCCATCCTGGCAGACGGTGACCACATCTCTTCCGTCGGCGCTAAAGAAGCTCCTATCCGTGCGATTGACGCGTTCGCCGGAAATCGATCCATTTCCCATCCAGACGCTTGCGGACCTGAAGCGGGATGGGAAGGACGAATACCCGAGGGATATGAGCTCTGCTCCTGTCGTCCCGTCCCAGAGAGTGGTCGAGCCTTCCTGGCCGGCCGTGATAATCCGTTCTCCATCAGGTGAGAAACGTACTTGGTTGATGCTGACATGCCCCGAGCTGAGACCAGCGATTTGCCTCTTTGAGGAAAGGTCCCATAGCGCGACGCCCCTCCACACGACTCCTGCGAGCATCTTCTTCGTAGGGGAATAGGCGAGTTGCCCCACCCCAGAGCTCTTGGTGAGGACGCCCTTCTTGAAGCCCGTTCGGGTCTCAAACAACTCAATACGGCTATCGGCGGCTCCGAACACTTTTCCAACGGAAACGGCAGTCTCGCTGCCATCCGGGGAAAGCGCAATAAACCAGATGGGTGATTCCGGCCGAATCTCTTGGACCAGCATGCCGTCCTCGGCCGAGAAGATAGAGACACTGGGGCTGCCTCTGGAGCACATTGCTAGAAGCTTGGCGTCAGTGTCGGATGACGCCTCCAGGAGTTCGGGCCTCTCTGGCAGGGGCGAGTAAGTGAAGCGCGCGATCACCCTGAGCGAACGAGCGTCCAGGATCGCGCAGTTGTCTTTCCCTTTCGTGTCCCCAAAAGCAAGGGCCAGAAGACGGTGGCCGCCCGAGAGGACTCTGAGAACCCATTGGCACTCTGAGAACACCTTGGTTCTCGCCTCTTCCTTGAGGCTGCTCGCATTCAGCTTCGCTACGCTGCCATCGGGAAAGCCAAGGATCACCGCGTCCAGTGGGCCCCACCCATTCGCGAAAGAGGGCTTGCGGCTTGGATCTTCTACGTTGCGTCGTGAGACGGCGCCGGTGGCCAGATTTCGGCTCACGACGGTGCCATCCTTGGTGGCGAGGACCAGTGTCGCTCCGTTCCTCGTCAGATACGCACTCGTCGCCGGGGCGTCGTCGAAGGCCTCCATCGGGGCAAGCGATTCGCTTCTCCAGACCTTGATGTCGCCCTCCCAGTCCGCTGCTGCCAGTCTTTCTCCGTCTGGAAAGAACGCGATACTCCACACGGCTCCCAAACCAACGAAGCTCCGCTTCAGTTGGCCGCGCTGGAGCTCGATGAGCCGAACAACCCCAGTACCGTCGCCCGTCGCCAAGTACCTATTGTCCGGGGAGAAGGCGATGGCAATAGACTGAAACTCGTGCTGTGGAAGTGTGGCGATGATCGAGAAGTCCGTTGTGCGACGGACCTGGCATTCCTCTTCGCTGAATACGGCGAAGACGGAACGGTCCGGGCTGAAGCAAATTCCGAATCCGGGCGGACTTCCTGGGCGAATCCGAAAGTCAACGACGGAGAGGGTGTTTCCTTTAGCATTCCAGCGCCGCAATTCGGCCTTGGACCGGTCTCTCGTCGAGGTGCCGACACTGATGATGGACCCGTCTCCTATGAAGGCGATTCGATCTATCGGCGACGGGTTCTTAAAGATGGCAAGGACTCGGTTGTTGTCCACGGATCGGAGTTCGACAATCTGTGGTGTCTTCGCACTCTGGAGAAGGTAATTGCGCCCGATCGGGTCCACATCGAACACAAGCGTCTCCGGTTTGGTGCGGATCAGTTCGCGGTCGGTCTCCGAGTCGCAGATGGAATAGCCGGAAGTACGTGCGTCCCGCCACAAGCGCAGATTCCCTCGACGCAGGAGGTTCATTCTGGGAAGCCTCGCCGCTGGCCCGGCAGGGGGGAGCGGGGTTCCCTCAGGGCTTATTGGCACCAGCTTCTGCTTTAGAGTTGCGCCCTGTAAGGTGAGTTGATACGCCGCATCGGCGCCCACGATTTCCAATGTGCCATCGGGCTGGGGCTCGAAAACGCTGTTCCGAGAAACTTTCGCCTCAAAATCGCACCCAATCGACAAAGCCCAGTGGCCCCACTCCCATCCTCGGTTGGGGTCAGACTTGGCGCGCTCCACCAGGTCGGCAGTGCGCTCCCACATCGCGGAGTTCGATGCTAGGCGAATGGAGGCCATGAGCCCCATGTAGCTTTCCTTTCCCAGCTTTGTGGTCTTCGATTCTAGTTCAGTGATCAGCCTCTGCCGATCGCTTGAGAGCCGCCAGAATCCAACAGCAGCGGCGCCGATAGCGCAAAGCAACACACCGGCAATAGCTGAGGTGCGCAGCACCGCCAAGCGAGCCACCCCGCGCTGCCTTCGCAGCTCTACTTCTGGCAGGCTCTGCCGTCGCCAACCCTCATCAAAGACCGCTCGATAGGTGCGATTTCTGATCCGAAGGACGCCCTTCTCTTCAATACCCAAGCCTGAGAGCCTAACCGTTGCGACAACCGGGTTTTCCTCAGCTCCCTCAACGCGCCTGCCTTTCAGCATGCGGCCGTAGAGATCGAGAACCTGTGAACGGCGCTCATCGTGTGAAAGTCCCGGAACGTCGGGATCCAGGATTCTGCGTTCGACATCAGCGAAGTTGGGCTCACGGTGCCGTGCTTCCGGAGTCAAGAAGGTGTC containing:
- a CDS encoding AAA-like domain-containing protein; this encodes MKSSTGRDGLPQAPTWSVKLLGQFEVRSASNEIAKFSTRKSGLLLAVLALYQPREFSNEELQELFWPESDGDRQSQSLRRAIADLRQVLEQGLPHGSIVATNRSTVALCSERVVTDLERFLELTNRAEADVEDLAEAVSIYAGPLLAPFTDEWIVPKRMEIEERFAQAVDQLCNLRVQSGALKEAIRIGRTAAVAAPMREDIHVTLISAYRRANMEAEAIRQFEILEQMLSEYWGEPPSSRAREALEGKLPSSAENTVSKAPTRSEARPLGTMEAWFEPSAGALPVDSPYYVCRALDRDGEALIERREGVVLIQGPRQVGKSSFLARLLAFARTRRTAVVLTDAQSLGEAQMGDGDTFYKLLGEGLATELGHDLDLHQEWRQWLGRNANLNAVLGKLLANTDQHVCWAIDEADLLFDRPYTNDFFGLLRSWYNRRALDPHGPWRRLTLVLTYAREATLFISDVNQSPFNVGVRLHVKDFSLNELMQLQSRYASLTGRDLSPGVFELTHGHPYLSQIAFAYLAQGGAMEELASTAADHNGPFGSHLKHMLMAIAQQEETLDEVKRLLRGDSLLNPTTRYRLESTGLITLRKDGGQEFRVPAYESYLRTALG
- a CDS encoding AAA-like domain-containing protein encodes the protein MECSAPFFSPGGTLDPDAPSYIERDVDARLFDMLMAGEYVFLLDSRQKGKSSLVARAIRRLSANGIATVKIDFQRLGANVTTEQWYAGMLLEIGQELHLEEELFENWNGNRELGPLARWIRALRTVVLLPSDRPIVIFFDEIDYVRALPFATDEFFAGIRDCFNRRSEGAEFRKLTFCLVGVATPTQLIRNSEITPFNIGSRIDISDFRMEELDAYSKALDAAGKDGTKLLKRVHYWVEGHPYLTQLLCSQIVKAAQIHSANDVDRLVRDTFLTPEARHREPNFADVERRILDPDVPGLSHDERRSQVLDLYGRMLKGRRVEGAEENPVVATVRLSGLGIEEKGVLRIRNRTYRAVFDEGWRRQSLPEVELRRQRGVARLAVLRTSAIAGVLLCAIGAAAVGFWRLSSDRQRLITELESKTTKLGKESYMGLMASIRLASNSAMWERTADLVERAKSDPNRGWEWGHWALSIGCDFEAKVSRNSVFEPQPDGTLEIVGADAAYQLTLQGATLKQKLVPISPEGTPLPPAGPAARLPRMNLLRRGNLRLWRDARTSGYSICDSETDRELIRTKPETLVFDVDPIGRNYLLQSAKTPQIVELRSVDNNRVLAIFKNPSPIDRIAFIGDGSIISVGTSTRDRSKAELRRWNAKGNTLSVVDFRIRPGSPPGFGICFSPDRSVFAVFSEEECQVRRTTDFSIIATLPQHEFQSIAIAFSPDNRYLATGDGTGVVRLIELQRGQLKRSFVGLGAVWSIAFFPDGERLAAADWEGDIKVWRSESLAPMEAFDDAPATSAYLTRNGATLVLATKDGTVVSRNLATGAVSRRNVEDPSRKPSFANGWGPLDAVILGFPDGSVAKLNASSLKEEARTKVFSECQWVLRVLSGGHRLLALAFGDTKGKDNCAILDARSLRVIARFTYSPLPERPELLEASSDTDAKLLAMCSRGSPSVSIFSAEDGMLVQEIRPESPIWFIALSPDGSETAVSVGKVFGAADSRIELFETRTGFKKGVLTKSSGVGQLAYSPTKKMLAGVVWRGVALWDLSSKRQIAGLSSGHVSINQVRFSPDGERIITAGQEGSTTLWDGTTGAELISLGYSSFPSRFRSASVWMGNGSISGERVNRTDRSFFSADGRDVVTVCQDGLVRIWHSLPWKHQPKAVRK